In Colias croceus chromosome 19, ilColCroc2.1, the following are encoded in one genomic region:
- the LOC123700303 gene encoding protein GUCD1, with translation MISESEPPILHIEHNIPQIRQRFSWDCGVACVLMVLREKQRQYFMDNFSRILREEGIGRCTWTIDLCYLLKRFNINHCTYTARCDVNPNYKKIHTQVVNRVRKKFTNAVKNGLRLKQNVLSMQEIAHHVINFGPAVLLVDIGLLTCTVCKSHTLSSELRLMFGGSYRGHYICLTGVSGNRVLYRDPAREHPLCSVTMHRLQMARTTLTDFDVILVYSK, from the exons atgATCTCAGAATCGGAA ccACCAATATTACACATCGAACACAACATACCTCAAATTCGTCAACGCTTTTCTTGGGACTGTGGTGTCGCTTGTGTACTGATGGTGTTACGAGAAAAACAACGCCAGTATTTTATGGACAATTTTTCTAGAATACTACGAGAAGAAGGCATTGGTAGATGCACTTGGACTATAGATCTCTGTTATTTGTTAAAACG ATTCAATATAAATCATTGTACATACACTGCTCGATGCGATGTAAATCCCAATTATAAAAAGATTCATACACAG GTAGTAAATCGAGTGCGCAAAAAATTTACGAATGCTGTAAAAAATGGCTTAAGACTAAAACAGAATGTGCTATCGATGCAGGAAATAGCGCATCATGTCATCAATTTCGGTCCAGCAGTTTTGCTTGTCGATATAGGTTTGCTTACATGTACCGTCTGCAAAAGTCACACGCTTTCCTCTGAATTAAG GCTAATGTTCGGCGGTTCGTACAGAGGGCACTACATATGTCTGACAGGCGTGTCTGGCAACAGGGTGTTGTACCGCGACCCCGCGCGCGAGCACCCGCTCTGTAGTGTTACCATGCATCGACTGCAAATGGCGCGGACGACGCTCACTGACTTTGATGTTATACTTGTTTATAgcaaatga